A region from the Janthinobacterium agaricidamnosum genome encodes:
- a CDS encoding FAD binding domain-containing protein, translating into MRVFSYQKPATPAEAAAAALTTPGARFIAGGTNLLDLMKLEIETPAHLIDVNGLALDKVETTKDGGLRIGALVRNTALAAHATVRRDYAVLSRALLAGASAQLRNKATTAGNLLQRTRCPYFYDTNQACNKRVPGSGCSAIAGFSRPLAILGGSEACIATHPSDMAVAMRVLDAGIDTVRADGSTRSIPIADFYRLPGSTPQLETMLQPGELITSVTLPRPIGGTHVYRKVRDRASYAFALVSVAAIILPDGTGRLALGGVAPQPWRLAAAEQAMPAGAAAVSERLLAGARPTADNGFKLILAQRTVASVLAQAPAKKG; encoded by the coding sequence ATGAGAGTGTTCAGCTATCAAAAGCCCGCCACGCCGGCCGAAGCGGCGGCGGCCGCCTTGACTACGCCGGGCGCCCGCTTCATCGCGGGCGGCACGAATCTGCTCGATCTGATGAAACTGGAAATCGAAACGCCCGCGCATTTGATCGACGTCAATGGCCTCGCGCTGGACAAGGTGGAGACGACGAAGGACGGCGGCTTGCGCATCGGCGCCCTCGTGCGCAACACGGCCCTGGCCGCGCACGCCACGGTGCGGCGCGACTATGCCGTGCTGTCGCGCGCCTTGCTGGCCGGGGCCTCGGCGCAATTGCGCAACAAGGCGACGACGGCCGGCAACCTTCTGCAGCGCACGCGCTGCCCGTATTTCTATGACACGAACCAGGCGTGCAACAAGCGCGTGCCGGGCAGCGGCTGCTCGGCCATAGCCGGCTTCAGCCGGCCGCTGGCCATTCTGGGCGGCAGCGAGGCGTGCATCGCCACGCACCCAAGCGACATGGCCGTGGCCATGCGCGTGCTCGACGCCGGCATCGACACGGTGCGGGCCGACGGCAGCACGCGCAGCATCCCCATCGCCGACTTTTACCGCTTGCCGGGCAGTACGCCGCAGCTGGAAACGATGCTGCAGCCGGGCGAATTGATCACCAGCGTGACCTTGCCCCGGCCTATCGGCGGCACGCACGTCTACCGCAAGGTGCGCGACCGCGCCTCGTATGCGTTCGCGCTGGTGTCTGTCGCGGCGATCATCTTGCCCGATGGCACCGGCAGGCTGGCCCTGGGCGGCGTCGCGCCGCAGCCGTGGCGGCTTGCCGCCGCCGAGCAGGCCATGCCCGCTGGCGCGGCCGCCGTCAGCGAACGCCTGCTGGCCGGCGCCAGGCCGACGGCCGATAACGGCTTCAAGCTGATCCTGGCGCAGCGCACCGTGGCGTCCGTCCTGGCGCAAGCACCAGCGAAGAAAGGCTAG
- the paoC gene encoding aldehyde oxidoreductase molybdenum-binding subunit PaoC, translated as MKFTTPATTNPIDQLKVVGRPTDRIDGPLKTTGTAPYAYEQNKAAPHAAYGHVVGAAIAKGRIASIDTSAARRAPGVLAVVTAESAGKLGKGKMNTAKLLGGPDIEHYHQAIALVVAETFEQARSAAQLLDVKYIEQPGAFDLAKAKGTAAKPKDGKPDSKTGNFAGAFAHAPVRLDATYTTPDQSHAMMEPHASIAAWEGDKLTVWTANQMVDWGRGDLARTLGMPKEKVRIVSPYIGGGFGGKLFVRAEALLAALGARAAQRPVKVALTRPMMINNTTHRPATIQRLRIGATRDGKITAIGHESWSGDLKGGQPETAVMQTRLLYAGANRMTAMRLAVLDLPEGNAMRAPGEAPGLMALEIAMDELAEKLNMDPIVVRILNDTRVDPEKPGRPFSQRRLIDCLRTGAVEFGWKERAAQPGMRRDGRWLVGMGVAAAFRNNLVMQSAARVRLDGNGIVTVETDMTDIGTGSYTIIAQTAAEMLGVTLNRVVVRLGDSDFPVSAGSGGQWGGNSSTAGVYAACVRLRQAIAGKLGFDEKEARFSDGQVSQGERSVPLAAAALHGDVVAEDHMEYGELDKKFQQSTFGAHFVEVGVDSDTGEVRVRRMLAVCAAGRILNPKAARSQVIGAMTMGVGAALMEELVVDQRRGFFVNHDLAGYEVPVHADIPHQDVIFLDETDPMSSPMKAKGVGELGICGVAAAVANAVYNATGVRVRDYPLTLDKLLRGLPVMS; from the coding sequence ATGAAATTCACGACACCTGCGACCACCAATCCCATCGACCAGCTGAAAGTCGTGGGCCGCCCCACGGACCGCATCGACGGCCCCCTGAAAACCACGGGCACGGCGCCGTACGCGTATGAACAGAACAAGGCCGCGCCGCATGCCGCCTACGGCCACGTCGTCGGCGCGGCGATTGCCAAGGGGCGCATCGCTTCGATCGACACCAGCGCCGCGCGCCGCGCGCCCGGCGTGCTGGCCGTGGTGACGGCGGAATCGGCGGGCAAGCTGGGCAAAGGCAAGATGAACACGGCGAAGCTGCTGGGCGGGCCGGACATCGAGCATTACCACCAGGCCATCGCGCTGGTGGTGGCGGAAACGTTCGAGCAAGCGCGTTCGGCCGCGCAGTTGCTCGATGTCAAGTATATCGAGCAGCCGGGCGCCTTCGATTTGGCCAAAGCAAAGGGCACGGCGGCCAAGCCGAAGGACGGCAAGCCCGACAGCAAGACGGGGAACTTCGCCGGCGCCTTTGCCCATGCCCCCGTGCGCCTGGACGCGACCTATACGACGCCTGACCAGTCGCACGCCATGATGGAGCCGCACGCCTCGATTGCCGCCTGGGAGGGGGATAAATTGACGGTGTGGACGGCGAACCAGATGGTGGACTGGGGCCGGGGCGACTTGGCGCGCACCCTGGGAATGCCGAAGGAGAAGGTGCGCATCGTCTCGCCCTACATCGGCGGCGGCTTCGGCGGCAAGCTGTTCGTGCGCGCCGAAGCGTTGCTGGCGGCCCTGGGTGCGCGCGCGGCGCAGCGTCCCGTCAAGGTGGCCCTGACGCGGCCCATGATGATCAACAACACGACGCACCGGCCCGCCACCATCCAGCGCCTGCGCATCGGTGCCACGCGCGACGGCAAGATCACGGCCATCGGCCATGAATCGTGGTCGGGCGACCTGAAGGGCGGTCAGCCGGAAACGGCCGTGATGCAGACGCGCCTGCTGTACGCGGGGGCCAACCGCATGACGGCCATGCGCCTGGCCGTGCTCGACTTGCCAGAAGGCAACGCCATGCGCGCGCCGGGCGAGGCGCCGGGGCTGATGGCGCTGGAAATCGCCATGGACGAGCTGGCGGAGAAATTGAACATGGACCCCATCGTCGTGCGCATCCTGAACGACACCAGGGTGGACCCGGAAAAACCGGGCAGACCGTTTTCCCAGCGCCGCCTGATCGACTGCCTGCGCACGGGCGCCGTGGAATTCGGCTGGAAAGAGAGAGCAGCCCAGCCGGGCATGCGGCGCGACGGCCGCTGGCTCGTGGGCATGGGCGTGGCGGCCGCTTTCCGCAACAACCTCGTCATGCAGTCCGCCGCCCGGGTGCGTCTCGATGGCAACGGCATCGTGACCGTCGAGACGGACATGACGGATATCGGCACGGGCAGCTATACGATCATCGCGCAGACGGCGGCGGAAATGCTGGGCGTGACCTTGAACCGGGTCGTCGTGCGCCTGGGCGACTCGGATTTTCCCGTCTCGGCCGGTTCGGGCGGGCAGTGGGGCGGCAACAGCTCGACGGCCGGCGTGTACGCGGCCTGCGTGCGCCTGCGCCAGGCCATCGCCGGCAAGCTGGGCTTCGACGAGAAAGAGGCGCGCTTTTCCGATGGCCAAGTCAGCCAGGGCGAACGCAGCGTGCCGCTCGCGGCCGCCGCCTTGCATGGCGACGTCGTCGCGGAAGACCATATGGAATACGGCGAGCTCGATAAAAAATTCCAGCAATCGACGTTCGGCGCCCATTTCGTCGAAGTGGGCGTGGACAGCGACACGGGCGAAGTACGCGTGCGCCGCATGCTGGCCGTGTGCGCGGCCGGCCGCATCCTGAACCCGAAAGCGGCGCGCAGCCAGGTGATCGGCGCCATGACCATGGGCGTGGGCGCGGCCCTGATGGAGGAACTGGTGGTCGACCAGCGCCGCGGCTTCTTCGTCAACCACGACCTGGCCGGCTACGAAGTGCCCGTGCACGCCGACATCCCGCACCAGGACGTGATCTTTCTCGACGAAACGGATCCCATGTCCTCGCCCATGAAAGCCAAGGGCGTGGGCGAGCTGGGCATCTGCGGCGTGGCGGCGGCCGTCGCCAACGCCGTCTACAACGCGACGGGCGTGCGCGTGCGCGACTATCCGCTGACCCTCGACAAGTTGCTGCGCGGGCTGCCCGTCATGAGCTGA
- the paoA gene encoding aldehyde dehydrogenase iron-sulfur subunit PaoA codes for MTDSNHINAGRRGLLIAGALSATAVAVPGVTGAAEAAHGAAQSGHVPPVLMKVGLNVNGRRHSLELDTRTTLLDALREHLQLTGTKKGCDHGQCGACTVMLDGQRINACLTLAVMHDGARVTTIEGLGTPEKLHPMQAAFIAHDGYQCGYCTPGQICSAVAALGEIRQGIPSHVSADLNAAPQATPEELRERMSGNICRCGAYSNIIEAITEVAGRPA; via the coding sequence ATGACAGACTCTAATCACATCAATGCCGGCAGGCGCGGCTTGCTGATCGCCGGTGCGCTGTCGGCCACGGCGGTGGCCGTGCCCGGCGTGACGGGGGCAGCCGAAGCGGCCCATGGCGCGGCCCAATCCGGACATGTGCCGCCCGTCCTGATGAAAGTCGGCCTGAACGTCAACGGCCGGCGCCACAGCCTGGAACTCGACACGCGCACCACCTTGCTCGACGCTTTGCGCGAACATTTGCAACTGACGGGAACCAAAAAGGGCTGCGACCACGGCCAGTGCGGCGCCTGCACCGTCATGCTCGACGGCCAGCGCATCAATGCCTGTCTGACCCTGGCCGTGATGCATGACGGCGCCAGGGTCACCACCATCGAAGGGCTGGGCACGCCGGAGAAACTGCATCCGATGCAGGCCGCCTTCATCGCGCATGACGGTTATCAATGCGGCTACTGCACCCCGGGGCAGATCTGTTCGGCCGTCGCCGCGCTGGGCGAGATCCGCCAGGGCATCCCCAGCCACGTCAGCGCGGACCTGAACGCGGCCCCGCAAGCGACGCCCGAAGAATTGCGCGAACGCATGAGCGGCAATATTTGCCGCTGCGGCGCCTATTCCAACATCATCGAAGCCATTACCGAGGTGGCGGGGAGGCCCGCATGA
- a CDS encoding ABC transporter substrate-binding protein, with the protein MNGPAPARRAVWLAAALPLLALAAVAVWRLAARPAPPPGPVEVLRLAVNAEYVGSCPVLAARGHGYFAREGIDALLQPYSSGKASLEAVLQGKADLSTVSDIPVVLASLQNQSVVIIASIFEAERDHGIVGRLDRGVSTPASLKGKRIGVTLGTSGQFTLEAFLNRQKLLPAEVTLRNYAPDQLAGALARGEVDAAAGWEPFLTGMTHAIAGNAAIFYGEDVYAGLFNVAGTGGYVRSHPAAMRKVLRALIAGARFCRDEPDAARALFAKASASEAQRLQAAWHGYQFGIVLDQRLLLALEDEARWAIKNRLAGNGEMPNFLDAVYLDGLEAVAPSAVTVIH; encoded by the coding sequence ATGAACGGCCCGGCACCGGCGCGGCGGGCGGTCTGGCTGGCGGCCGCACTGCCGCTGCTGGCGCTGGCCGCCGTGGCCGTCTGGCGGCTCGCTGCCCGTCCCGCGCCGCCGCCCGGCCCCGTGGAAGTGCTGCGCCTGGCCGTGAATGCGGAGTACGTGGGCAGCTGCCCCGTGCTGGCCGCGCGCGGGCACGGTTATTTCGCGCGCGAAGGCATCGACGCGCTGCTGCAGCCGTATTCGTCGGGCAAGGCCTCGCTGGAAGCCGTGCTGCAGGGCAAGGCCGACCTGAGCACGGTGTCCGATATTCCTGTGGTGCTGGCCAGCCTGCAGAACCAGTCCGTCGTCATCATCGCCAGCATCTTCGAGGCCGAGCGCGACCACGGCATCGTGGGGCGCCTGGACCGCGGCGTGTCCACGCCCGCGAGCCTGAAGGGCAAGCGCATCGGCGTCACGTTGGGCACATCCGGCCAGTTCACGCTCGAGGCCTTTTTGAACCGCCAGAAGCTGCTGCCCGCCGAAGTCACCTTGCGCAATTACGCGCCGGACCAGCTGGCCGGGGCGCTGGCGCGGGGCGAGGTCGATGCGGCGGCAGGCTGGGAACCGTTCCTGACGGGCATGACGCACGCCATTGCCGGCAATGCGGCCATCTTCTATGGCGAAGACGTGTATGCGGGCCTGTTCAACGTGGCCGGCACGGGCGGCTATGTGCGCAGCCACCCGGCGGCGATGCGCAAGGTGCTGCGCGCACTGATCGCCGGCGCGCGCTTTTGCCGGGATGAGCCCGATGCCGCGCGCGCGCTGTTTGCCAAGGCGTCGGCCAGCGAGGCGCAGCGCCTGCAGGCAGCCTGGCACGGTTATCAGTTCGGCATCGTGCTCGACCAGCGCTTGCTGCTGGCGCTGGAAGACGAGGCGCGCTGGGCCATCAAGAACCGCCTGGCCGGGAACGGCGAGATGCCGAACTTCCTCGATGCCGTCTACCTGGACGGCCTGGAAGCCGTGGCGCCGTCGGCCGTGACGGTCATCCATTGA
- a CDS encoding response regulator — translation MNRSSMPPRILIVDDELAHVRALCDTLRGQAYDTTGLASGEAALALLAVESFDLLLVDLMMPGMNGIAVVEAARKIDPDLACIIMTGEGTIASAVQAMKAGALDYVVKPFKVSGILLILARALETRQLRIANARLELLLRQHTAELDAMNRDLRLAREVAERASEEKTNFLASMSHELRTPLNAILGFSQMLTSDSIPSTAQEKKTFASHIFGAGRHLLTLINDILDIAKIESGNMALSMESVGLAGIYHECWQMMEPLARKRGITLTFVEAGSVHVLADRTRLKQVLLNLLSNAVKYNRDQGEIHVDCQPVDARQLRLSVRDTGGGLSAAQLEVLFQPFNRLGRDGRDEEGTGLGLVVSKRLAEAMQATIGVTSTPGRGSTFWLDIDSCPARYPLQESPRLSALARPAESMPLPERKTLLYVEDNPLNVTLVAGLVHFRPDLDLLSAGDGQTGLDMARRHLPQLILMDCDLPDISGTQVMQLLRADARTAHIPVIALTAVAGPGDIRQGLAAGFFRYLTKPIDVAAFSEAVNSALESATAQCSA, via the coding sequence ATGAACAGATCATCAATGCCGCCCCGGATACTGATCGTCGATGACGAGCTGGCGCACGTGCGCGCCCTGTGCGACACCTTGCGCGGCCAGGCGTACGACACGACGGGGCTCGCTTCGGGCGAGGCGGCGCTGGCCCTGCTGGCCGTCGAATCGTTCGACCTGCTGCTGGTCGACCTGATGATGCCGGGCATGAACGGCATCGCCGTGGTGGAAGCGGCGCGCAAGATCGATCCGGACCTGGCCTGCATCATCATGACGGGCGAAGGCACGATCGCCTCGGCCGTGCAAGCGATGAAGGCGGGCGCGCTCGATTACGTCGTCAAGCCGTTCAAGGTGTCGGGCATCCTGCTGATACTGGCGCGGGCGCTGGAGACGCGCCAGCTGCGCATCGCCAATGCGCGCCTGGAACTGCTGCTGCGCCAGCACACGGCCGAACTCGACGCCATGAACCGGGATTTGCGGCTGGCCCGCGAAGTGGCCGAGCGGGCAAGCGAGGAAAAGACCAATTTCCTGGCCAGCATGAGCCACGAGCTGCGCACGCCGCTCAACGCCATCCTGGGCTTTTCGCAGATGCTCACGTCCGATTCCATCCCCTCGACGGCGCAGGAAAAGAAAACCTTTGCCTCGCACATCTTCGGCGCCGGCCGGCATTTGCTGACCTTGATCAACGATATCCTCGACATCGCCAAAATCGAGTCGGGCAATATGGCGCTGTCGATGGAGTCCGTGGGCCTGGCCGGCATTTACCACGAATGCTGGCAAATGATGGAGCCGCTGGCGCGCAAGCGCGGCATCACCTTGACGTTCGTCGAAGCGGGCAGCGTGCACGTGCTGGCCGACCGCACGCGCCTCAAGCAGGTGCTGCTCAACCTGCTGTCGAACGCCGTCAAGTACAACCGCGATCAGGGCGAGATCCACGTTGATTGCCAGCCCGTCGATGCACGGCAGCTGCGCCTGTCCGTGCGTGACACGGGCGGCGGGCTGAGCGCCGCGCAGCTGGAGGTGCTGTTCCAGCCCTTCAACCGCCTGGGACGCGATGGGCGCGACGAGGAGGGCACGGGCCTGGGGCTGGTGGTCAGCAAGCGCCTGGCCGAAGCCATGCAGGCGACCATAGGCGTGACCAGCACGCCCGGGCGCGGCAGCACTTTCTGGCTCGATATCGACAGTTGCCCCGCGCGCTACCCGCTGCAGGAAAGCCCGCGCCTGTCGGCCCTTGCCCGGCCCGCTGAATCGATGCCCCTGCCGGAGCGCAAGACGCTGCTGTATGTGGAAGACAATCCCCTGAACGTGACCCTGGTGGCGGGCTTGGTGCATTTTCGCCCCGATCTCGACCTGCTGTCTGCCGGCGACGGGCAGACGGGCCTGGACATGGCGCGCCGCCACCTGCCGCAGCTGATACTGATGGATTGCGACTTGCCCGACATCAGCGGCACGCAAGTCATGCAGCTGCTGCGTGCCGATGCCCGCACCGCGCATATCCCCGTCATCGCGCTGACGGCCGTGGCCGGACCCGGCGATATCCGCCAGGGGCTGGCGGCGGGTTTTTTCCGCTATCTGACCAAGCCGATCGACGTGGCGGCGTTTTCCGAGGCCGTCAACAGCGCGCTGGAGTCGGCCACGGCGCAGTGCAGCGCATGA
- a CDS encoding RNA polymerase sigma factor: MMAGMAGALPLRMTGAMRQAGMAWYRPAIRPRMQAANDMAPVSTPAPGQGARLQAVLEGNYAALHRRLARHLGCAELASDSLHDAWLRLGALTAGDGAALAHSPVAYVFRVACNAAMDSLRRNRAWLYADEEDGVAGLVDFLADTAAGPERLAELHADVRRLAQAVDLLPRRHRQVLEALRVDELTRQEVAERHDMSLRNVDTALRQALDHCARHTGYAAQGGVGTTRRSLRLNVRSRTDA, translated from the coding sequence ATGATGGCCGGCATGGCTGGCGCCTTGCCCTTGCGCATGACAGGTGCCATGCGGCAGGCAGGCATGGCCTGGTACCGGCCCGCCATCCGGCCCCGCATGCAGGCGGCCAATGATATGGCGCCCGTGTCAACGCCGGCGCCGGGGCAGGGCGCAAGGCTGCAGGCGGTGCTGGAAGGCAATTACGCGGCCCTGCACCGGCGCCTGGCGCGCCACCTGGGCTGCGCCGAGCTGGCCAGCGACAGCCTGCACGACGCCTGGCTGCGCCTGGGCGCGCTGACGGCCGGGGACGGCGCGGCGCTGGCGCACAGCCCCGTCGCCTATGTGTTTCGCGTGGCGTGCAACGCGGCCATGGACAGTCTGCGGCGCAATCGCGCCTGGCTGTATGCGGACGAGGAGGATGGCGTCGCAGGCCTCGTCGATTTCCTCGCCGATACGGCGGCGGGACCGGAGCGCCTGGCCGAGCTGCATGCCGACGTGCGGCGGCTGGCGCAAGCCGTCGACTTGCTGCCGCGGCGCCACCGGCAGGTGCTCGAAGCGCTGCGCGTGGATGAGCTGACCCGCCAGGAAGTGGCCGAGCGGCACGACATGTCGCTGCGCAACGTCGATACGGCCTTGCGCCAGGCGCTCGACCATTGCGCCCGCCACACGGGCTACGCGGCGCAGGGCGGCGTCGGCACGACCCGGCGCAGCTTGAGGCTGAACGTTCGTTCGCGTACAGACGCTTAG